The Candidatus Desulfarcum epimagneticum DNA segment GAATCCAGCGATATCATTACCATACTGATCCTCTTGGGGGCCATGGCCACCTATATTCCGGTGTTCATGTGCCTTTTTTTCACGGCTGTTCTGGGCTTTGTGCTGTTCACGGACCTGCCCCTCATGCTTCTGGCCCAGTCCTTTTTAAGAAGCATGGACAATTTCGCCCTGGTGGTGGTGCTCTTTTTTATCCTTTGCGGAAACATCATGACATCCGGGTCCATCGTCAAAAAACTCATCAAAGTGGCCAACGTCCTGGTGAGCTGGCTCCCCGGGGGCCTCGGCATGGCCGGGGTTCTGGCCTGCGGGCTTTTCGGCGCCATCTCCGGCTCCACCGTGGCCACGGTGGTGGCCCTGGGCGGATTCATGATCCCGGCCCTTTTAAAAAACGGGTACCCGGAAAAATACACCCTGGGGATCATGACCACCTCTCCCAACCTGGGGGTCATCATTCCCCCGAGCATCGGCATGATCCTTTACAGCATGATCAGCAATGTGTCCCTGGAAGGGCTCTTTTTAACCGGCTTTCTTCCCGGCGTCATGATCATGGGCGGCGTGTGCCTGTACACCTATTTTTTCTTTAAAAACAAAAAAGAGATCGTCCGAATGCCTTTCCCCGGGGCAAAGGAAGTGGCGGCGGTTTTAAAGGAGGGCTTCTGGTCCCTGATGCTGCCCGTGATTATTTTCGGGGGGATATTCTCCGGAGCCTTCACGGCCAACGAAGCGGCGGTGGTGGCCTGCGTCTATGCCTTTTTCGTTGAAATTTTCATCCACAAGTCGCTGAAATTAAGGGATATCAAAAGAATCACCGTGGACTCGGCGGTGACTTCGGCCACCCTTCTGGTCATTGTGGCGGGCGCCACGTGCTTCGGCCGTCTCCTCACCCTCCAGGACATCCCCGGCCGGATCGCCGAGGCGGTGCTGTCCACCATCGACTCCCAGGCCCTGTTCCTTTTCGCCATGAACATCCTTCTGCTTTTCGTGGGCATGTTCATGGACATCATTTCCGCCACCATGATCCTGGGGCCGGTCTTTCTGCCCATGCTGGACGTGCTGGACATCAACTGGATGCACTTCGGGCTGATCATGACGGTGAACCTTTCCATCGGCTACTGCACCCCGCCCATGGGCGTCAGCCTCTACATCACCGGCGGCATCGCCAACCGCGACATCATCTACGTGTCCAAATCGGTGATTCCGTTTGTGGCCATCCAGATGTCCGTCCTGTTTTTCTTCACCTACTTCCCGGAGGCGGCGCTTTGGCTGCCGCGCCTGATGGGCTTTTTAGAATAAAAATTTTCTCAAAAAAAAAGGGCGGCCTTTCGGCCGCCCTTTTTTTTGTCTCACCTCTTCCCTACCCCTCATGAGGCGGCTTTGTCCCGGTGATGCGGTAAAACGGCGCCCAGTAGGCCCGGCGGACCTTCCTCACGCCGGATCCGGCGGCCCGGCTCGTGGTGTAAACCAAAGAATAAAGAACCGGGACCACCAGCAGGGTCAGGACCGTGGCCAGGGTCAGGCCGAAAATGACCGCCGACGCCATAGACCGCCACCACTGGCTCGACTCGCTCACCCAGGAAATCTCCATAAGATGGAAATCAAACGCCACCCCGGTGACCATGGGCAAAAGCCCCAGGATGGTGGTGGCGGCGGTGAGCAGCACGGGCCTTAAACGGGTGCACCCGGCGGCGATGATGGCCTCATAGGTGGGCATGCCCCTTTCTTTGAGGCGGTTGATGTAGTCAATGAGCACGATGGCGTTGTTCACCACCACCCCGGCCAGGGAGATGACGCCCACCCCGGTCATGATGATGCCGAAGGGCATGCGCATGACCGCCAGGCCGAAAAAGACGCCCCCCAGCGACAGGATCACGGATGTGATGATGATAATGGGCTGGGACACGGAGTTGAACTGGGTCACCAGGATCAGCATGATGAGAAAAATGGCGGCCGCGAAAGCCTTGGTGAGGAAAGCCTGGGACTCCTCCTGGGCCTCGTTCTCCCCGGTAAAACGGATGCTGTAACCCGGCGGAAGGGGAAAATCCGCCAGCATTTTCTCAGCCTGGGCCCGAACCACAGGGCCGGGAATGTGTTTTTCATCCACCTCGGCCTTCACCGTGACCACCCGCTCGTGGTTGATCCGGCTGATCTTTCCAAGCCCCCCGGTGACCTCGAATGTGGCGATGGAACTCAGCGGAATCATGCCGGACGGGGTGGGAATCAGAAACTCCCTTAAAAAATCCGTTTGCCGGCGCCGGGATTCGGGCAGCTGAACCGTGATGTCGTAATCCTCATCGCCCTCCCGGTAGGTGGAGACCTTGATCCCGTTGAAGGCCACCTTCATGATAAACCCCACCGTCTCGGTGGACAACCCCACCAGCGCGGCCTTTTGCCGGTCCACCTTTAATTTTACGGTGGGAGAGCCGGACACATAGTCATCCCGGATGTCCCGGACAAAGGGGATTTTTTCAATGTGGTCCACGATTTCCGCAGAAATGCGGCCCAGCGCGTTGAAATCCTCCCCGGTGATCTCGATGTTGATGGGGGCGCCCGTGGGGGGGCCCTCCTGCTGTTTGGACACGGTGATCCCGGCGCCGGGAATGTCCGCCACCCGCCTGCGAATGTCCTCCACCGTTCCGGAGGAGGGTTTGAGGCGGTCTTTCATGTCCAGGAACTGAACCCCGATGTGGTTGGGCAAATTCCCCTCAAAGGCCGACTTCCCCCCGGCCACGGCCACGGCGCGGGAATAGACATACTTAATGTCGTCCATATCCGACGGCCCTGAAAATTCCACGCCGGTCGCCGTTTGGTGAATCTTGTCCCCCCGGCTTCCCGCAAAGCAGGGATGGGCGCCGTCTTCGGCGGCCGGCCCGCACACGGCGGCCTCCACGGCCCGGGCCACCCGGTCGGAATAATCCAGGTCCGCGCCTTCGGGCATGTCGAGATTCACATAAATGGCTTTGGGGTCGATGTCGGGAAAAAACTCCACCGGCTTTTCAACGCCGATGGCGAACAGCCACACCATGAACATGATGACCAGGGAAAGAAAAGACAGGATGACCACAGGGATTCGGTTTCTTAAGGCCGCTCCCAAAAAAGACCGGTAAGCCGAAAGAAAGGGCCCCTTGACCTCGATGGGCGCCTCCCCGGCTTTTTCCACCTCCCCGGCGTCGGCGCCTCGGGCGGCCGCGCGGCGGGAAAAAGGGACCCGCATGAATATGGAGGCCAGGGCCGGGTTGATGACCAGCGCCACAAAAAGAGACGAGGACAGGGTGACGATGACGGTCCGGGGCAGATAGCCCATAAACTCCCCCATGATTCCCGGCCAGAAAATCATGGGGAAAAAAGCCGCCACCGTGGTCAGGGTGGACGCCGTCACCGGCTGGGCCACCTCAGCCGCGGCCTTGACGGCCGCGTTGATCCGGGGGACCCCCTGCTCCATGTAGCGGAATATGTTTTCCACAATGACGATGGCGTTGTCCACCAGCATGCCCAGGGACAGGGTGAGGGAAAAAAGCACCACCATGTTCAGGGTGATCCCCATGGCATGAAGGATCATAAAAGAAATGAACATGGAAAAGGGAATGGCCAGGCTCACCAGAATGGCGTTTCGGATTCCCATGACAAAAAACAGGACCGCGACAACCAGAATCAGGCCGGTGATGATGTTGTTTTCGAGATCCGAGACCATCATTCTGACATCATCGGCCTTGTCCATCAGTTTGGTGGCCGTCACCCCATTTGGCCAGGAGGGGCGTCTTTTCTCCAGGAGGCTGTCGATTTGATCGGCGATATGCAGAATATTTTCGCCCGATCTTTTCTTCACCTGGATATTCACCGCCGAATGGCCGTTCAGCCGGGAAACGCCGGCTTCATCCTTGAACCCGTCCACCACCCGCGCCGCGTCCTTGAGATAGACCGGCCGGCCCTTGTGAAGCCCGATCACCAGACCGTAGATGTCGTCCGGGGTTTCAAACTCCCCGGGGACCCGAAGCCGGAAACGGCCGTCGCCCATGCGGATGGTTCCCCCGGACACATTCCGGTTTTCCCCGGATATCACGTTTTGCAGGTTGGTGATGGGAATGCCGAAATAGGCCAGCTTTTCCGGGCTGGGCTCCACCCGGATCTCCCGCTCCAGCCCGCCGGTGACCTCGGCTTCCAAAACGCCCTTGATGGATTCGATCTCCTCCTCAATGTCCTCGGCGATCTGTTTAAGCCGGACCAGGCCCACCGGTCCGGACAAAGAGATGACGATGATGGGCATTTCGGCGAAATTGACCTCCGTCACCTCGGGGTCGTCCTCCATGTCCGACGGCAGATCGGGCCGGGCCAGATCCACCTTGTCCTTGGTCTTGGGAAGGACCTCGTCAATGTCGGTTCCGGCGATGAACTCGATGACGATGGAGCTGGATCCCTCCATGCTGGTGGAGGATATTTTTTTGACCCCCTCCAGGCTTTTGAGCTTTTTTTCAATGGGAATGGTGATGGACTTCTCAATGTCCTCCGGGGCCACGCCCGGGTACCGGGAGCTGACAAACACATAGGGAATGGTGATGTCCGGGTCCGATTCCCGGGGCATTTCCAGGTAGGCGATCAGGCCGAAAACCAGGATGACCAGGGTCAGAACCGCCACGCTGGTCCTTTTGCGAACCGCCAGGTCGGAGATCATCATGAGTCGAGAACCTTTCGGGCGTCATCCACATGTCTCACCACATCCACAGCCCGGCCGTCCTCCACCTTCCGGTGTCCCACGATGATGACCCGGTCGCCCGGGGACAGTCCCGATGTGATCACCGCCTGCCATCCGACGAGCCCGCCGGTTTCCACCGGTCTTTTTCGCGCCACCCCCTCTTCCTCCACATAAACGAAGCGCTGGTCGCCGTCGGCGATGATGGCGTAAAGGGGCGCCGCCACCGCCTTTTCAAACACCGATTTGGTGATGTGGACCCGGGCGAACATGCCCGGGAAAATGAGGCCGTCGGGGTTGGGGACTTTCAGCTCCAGATCGTAGAGGCGCGACATGGTCCGGGGCCGCCTGGAAAAAAAGATTTTCTTTCCCGCCACCCGCTTTTTTTCAACAGCGTCGATGACCACCTCGGCCCGGTCCACGTCCATGACCGCCGGGGCGTCGCTTTCCGGAACCCCCACCGTGACCTTGACGTTTTCGAACTGAATGATGGCGGCCACCTCCTCCCCGGCCTTCACAAAGGCCCCGGCTTTGGCGATGACATCATTGAGCCGGCCCCCGATGGGCGCCGTGACCCGGGTCCGCTCAAAGGCCAGGGCCGCCTCGTCCCGGGCCGCCTCCAGGTCCGCCACTTTGGCCTCAATCTCGTCCAGCCTGCTGGGGGACACGATATTTTTCTTCGCCAGGGCCGATATCCGGCTGTGATTGAGTTTCGCCAGCTTCAGGTTCGCCTCGATCCCGGAAAGCCGGGACCGGAAGTCCCGGTCGTCAATCTCCATGATGACCTGCCCGGCCTTGATCGTCCGCCCCTCGGCGACCCGTATCCGCCTCACCCGGCCCGGGACCTCGGCCCGGACCTTTAAGTCCTCAAAGGGCATGACCTCGCCGGGAAGGCTGATTTCATCCTTCATCCGGCGGTTTTCAACGGCCAGGGTCACCACCTTGACCGGGGGCGCGGTTTCGGACATGGCCGCTTTGCGCGACACCTCCAGGTCCTTTTGCTTTCCTTTCACCAGGAGGCCCATGTTGAAAATAATGAGGACGAACAAAGCCACAATCAGCCAGGGGCCCAGGCTCCACAGGACTCTCAGCGCCCTTGTTTTGACATTCGATTTTTCTTCCATCAATTTTTCCTTTAATAAACGCGCCGCGACGGCGGCAAAAAAAAATCGAGCCTCCGGAAATGTCATCCGGCGCCCGAGACGGCCTTCTTCAAAGGAATTTTACATAGCGCTGTTCCGGCCTTTCCGCAATCAAAAACACCGCGCCCCATGGGCGCGGCCCGCTGAAAGAACCCCTCTTCTCATCACTCACCCGTCAATCAGACCCCGAAAATAGGCGATGGTTTTTTTCAAGCCTTCCTGAAGGGAAGTTCCAGGCTCCCAACCCAGATCTTTTTTCGCAAGGGCGATGTCCGGTTTCCGCCGCGCGGGATCATCCGAAGGAAGCGGTTTGAAGTTAATTTTGGATCCGGAGCCTGTGATGTCAATGATTTTTTCGGCCAGCTCCAGTATGGTGAACTCCCCGGGGTCGCCCAGATTCACGGGCCCGGTGAGACCCTCCCGGGAATCCATCAGGCGAGCCAGGCCGTCCACCAGATCGTCCACATAACAAAAAGACCGGGTCTGGCTCCCGTCGCCATACACGGTCAGGGGATTTTCCTTGAGCGCCTGAACGATGAAATTGGACACCACCCGGCCGTCATTGGGATGCATGCGGGGGCCATAGGTGTTGAAAATCCGCGCGACTTTGATATCCAGGCCGTGCTGCCTGTGGTAATCAAAAAAAAGGGTCTCGGCGCATCGTTTCCCCTCGTCATAGCAGGACCGAACGCCGATGGGGTTCACATTCCCCCAGTAGCTTTCCGGCTGGGGATGAGCCGTCGGATTTCCATACACTTCGCTGGTGGAAGCCTGGAGTATTCTGGATTTCGTTCGTTTGGCCAGCCCCAGCATGTTGATGGCGCCATGGATGTTCGTCTTGATGGTTTTGATGGGGTTGCGCTGGTAGTGGATCGGCGAGGCCGGGCAGGCCAGGTTGTAGATTTCGTCGATTTCCAGACAAAGGGGAAAGGTGATGTCGTGGCGGATAAACTCAAACTTCGGATGATCCAGAATACGCGCGATATTTTGCTTCGGCCCCGTGAAACAATTATCCACGCATATGACCTCATGGCCTTCCGAAAGCAGCCGCTCGCAAAGATGGGAGCCCAAAAAACCGGCTCCCCCGGTGACCAGAACCCGTGTGTCGCTGTAATATTTCACGATTTCTCCAACAAAATAAACCACTAAAAAAAAAGAAAATTCATTTCTTTAGAAATGAAAATCCCGCGAATTTCGCGCCGGAATATTAAGTAATGCGGCACGCCCGAATTGTCAACACGAATGATCCCAAAAACGGAAATATCCACTTAGGGTTCACTCAAAAATTAGTTTACAATTTTGGGAGTTAAGTCGCCTGTCTGACAAGGCGTGAAAACTTGAGGCATATCGGGATATGCCGAGTTTTCATAACGCAGTCAGACAGGATGAATGGGCTTCCAAAATGTAAAGTTATTTTTGAGTGAGCCCTTACGCCGCCGGAAGCCGAAAGGTGAAAACGCTTCCCTTTCCAGGCGCGCTTTCCACGTCCACCCCTCCCCCGTGGGCCAAAGCGATGTGCTTGACAATGGCAAGGCCCAGGCCCGCGCCCCCGGGTCCGGGGTCCCGGGGGGCGTCGGCCCGGTAAAAACGCTCAAAAAGCCGGGGCAGGCCCCGGGACGGAATGCCGGGGCCGAAATCCCGGAACCGGACCCGGATATCGTCCCCGTTCCGGCCGGCCTTTACATGAATCTCCCGGCCTTCCCCGCTGAACTTCACGGCGTTGTCCATGAGATTGACAAAGGCCCGCTCCAAAAGGCCCGGGTTGGCGCGGACGGTCATGTCCGAATCCAGATAAACGCGGATGTCGATCCCCTTTTCTTCAGCCGCGGATTCGCAGGTCTGAACAGCGGCCCGGATCACATCCTTAAGCGAGGCGTCCTCAAGCCGGATCTCTTCAAAACCCTCCCGGTTTTCAATGCGCGACAGCGCCATGAGGTCCTCGATGATGGCGGACAGGCGCCCGACATGGCGGCGGATGATGGAAAGGAAACGGCGGCGGTCGTCCTCGCTTTCAACGGCGCCTGAGGCCAGGGTCTCCACAAAGCCCCGGATGGCGGTGAGCGGGGTTTTCAGCTCATGGGACACGTTGGCGGCGAAATCCCGGCGAATGTGTTCCAGACGCCGAAGCTGGGTGACATCGCTCAAAGCCAGAAGGGTTCCGGCCGCCCCCGGGTCCGGGGAATCCGGTTCGGCGCCCCGCAAAGGCGCGCATCGGACATGCACGAGGCGCTCCTCTTCCCTTTGCAAAACAATGTCGCCGTCATGGCCCCGGCCGGTTTCCATGGTCTTTTTCACCATTTCATTCAGGGCCGGGTCCCGGACGATCTCGTGAAGCCCCATTCCCTTTTGAATATCCGTATGGGAAAAAATATCCCGGGCCGCCCGGTTGGCGCTCAGCGCGCGCCCCCGCGGGTCCAGGGCCACAATTCCCTCGGTCATGCTGGACAGGATGGCCTTGCGCTCGGCGGATTCGCGCAGGGCCAGGCGAATTTTCTCCTGAAGCCGCCCCGCCATATGGTTCATGGACTCGGCCAGGGCCGCCAGCTCCAGGGTGGAGGAGGAAGGCAGGCGGAAATTCAAATCCCCGGCGGCGAAGCGGTCGGCGCCCGCCTTCATCTCCTCCATGGGGCGGCTCACGCGCCGGGATATCCACAAACAGATCAGCGAGGCCGCCAGCAGGGCGCAAATCCCTCCCAGGGCGATCCGGGCCCCCATGGCGGCGAATTCCTCCTCAATCTCGGAAAGCGGTAGGGCCACCCGGACCACGGCGGCGGGCCTGTCCCCGACCATGACCGGAAGGGCCGTGTACATCATCCGCCTGGCCAGGGTCTCGCTGTGGCGGATGGAAGACCCGACCTTTCCGGATATGGCTGAAAAAATTTCAGGGCGGTCCGAATGGTTTTCCATCACAGCCGGGTTTTCATCGGAATCGCCCAGGACTCTTCCGCCGATCCCCGCCACAGTGACGCGGACGCCTGTTTTTCTCCCCAGTCTTTTGCACAAGGAATCGATTCCGGACGCGTCCGGCGCCGCGAAAAAATCCCGGAACCGGTCTTCGGCCATCCGTCCCACGGTCAAAAGGTCCGCGGCGGTTTTTTCCAGGTAAAAGTCCTTGAGGAAATCAAAGGCGAGCGCGCCCGCGCCGAAAATAGACAAAAGAATCACGGCCAGGTAAGAAGGATAGAGTTTCCAGATGAGTTTTCGGGGTTTTTTCATGTGGCTTTAAAACGGTAGCCCGCCCCCCGAACCGTCTCGATGAGGTCCGCGCGGGGTCCCAGTTTTTTTCTCAAGCCCACGATCTGCACATCCACGGCCCGGTCGGTCACCGCGTGATGGGGCCCCCTGATCCTGTCCACAATCTGAGACCGGGACAGGGTCCAGCCCGGGCGGGAGGCCATGAGCGTGAGCAGTTTGAATTCGGTGTGGGTCAAATCCACAGGCTCGCCTTGAACCGTGACCCGGCGCATGTCCGGGCGGATCTCCAGATCCCCCCTTCGAATGACCCTTTCGGGGGTCTCCTCCCCCCGGGGGCGGCTTCGCCGAAGCGCGGCCCGGACCCGGGCGATGAGAACCCGGGGGGAAAAGGGTTTGGTGATGTAATCGTCGGCTCTGAGCTCCAGGCCCGCCACAATGTCCGAGTCCTCGCCTTTGGCCGACAGAATGATGATCGGAATAAAGCGGGTTTGGGGGTTGTCCTTCAGGCGGCGGGCGACCTCCAGGCCGTCGATGCCCGGCAGCATCAGATCCAGCAAAATGAGATCCGGCTTTTCAAAGGCCGCCTTTTGAAGGGCGCTTTCCCCGGACCGGGCCAGGGACAGCTCGTAGCCCTCAAGAGCCAGGTTGAAGCGCAAAAGCTCCAGAATGTCCTCTTCGTCGTCCACGATGAGCAGGCGTTCTCTGGCCATGTCCCCCACTGTTTTTCGGCGTTTGTCGCTTTTCCCTTTTTTACGACGCTGTCCCGTGATTTTTTACGAGTTTATCCTTTTTACGACGCCATCAAATATCATGGCGGACGATCTCCCCGTCAATCATATAAATCACGTCCTCGGCGATGTTGGTGGCATGGTCCGCGATTCTCTCCAGATGCCGGGAGATCAGGTAATAATTGATCAGGCGGCCCGCCATCTCCGGGTTTTTCTTCAAAGCGGTCTTGATCCGCTTATAGGCGAGATTTCTCAGATCATCCACCTCGTCGTCCATGTCGCCGACCATGCGGGCGGCCTCGCTGTCCAGGTGGACCAGGGCGTCCAGGCTTTTGGAAAGCATGTATTTGACCTTTTCGCCCATATTAGCATAATCCATGAATTTTTCAAGGGGATTGTGTTGGGAGACGACCTGAACCCGGCGGGCGATGTTCACCGTCAGATCAGCGATCCGCTCCAGATCGCTGTTGATCTTGATGACCGCCGCTAAAAAACGCAGATCCACCGCCACGGGCTGATGCAGCGCGATGATTTTCAGGCACTCCTCCTCAATCTCCACCTCCATCTCGTCCACCTCATAATCCGAGGCGGCGATCCACCCGGCGGTTTTCAGATCGTTTTCGGCCACCGCCTCAATGGCCTTCCGAAGGCGCCCCTCCACCACGGCGCCCAGGGTCAGAATCTTTTTTTTAATGGCCTCCAGCTCCCTGCGAAAATGTCTCGCGCTCATTGGGCAAATTCCCTCCTATCCGAATCTTCCGGTGATGTAGTCTTCCGTGAGTGGGTGAAGGGGATGGGTGAAAAGCTGATCCGTGACGTTGACCTCGATCAAATCCCCTAAGTGAAAAAAAGCGGCCCGCTGGGACACCCGCGCCGCCTGCTGCATGGAATGGGTGACGATGACGATGGAGTACCGGCGGCGCAGCTCGTGGATCAAATCCTCGATCCGGGAGGTGGCGATGGGGTCCA contains these protein-coding regions:
- a CDS encoding C4-dicarboxylate ABC transporter permease; this translates as MESSDIITILILLGAMATYIPVFMCLFFTAVLGFVLFTDLPLMLLAQSFLRSMDNFALVVVLFFILCGNIMTSGSIVKKLIKVANVLVSWLPGGLGMAGVLACGLFGAISGSTVATVVALGGFMIPALLKNGYPEKYTLGIMTTSPNLGVIIPPSIGMILYSMISNVSLEGLFLTGFLPGVMIMGGVCLYTYFFFKNKKEIVRMPFPGAKEVAAVLKEGFWSLMLPVIIFGGIFSGAFTANEAAVVACVYAFFVEIFIHKSLKLRDIKRITVDSAVTSATLLVIVAGATCFGRLLTLQDIPGRIAEAVLSTIDSQALFLFAMNILLLFVGMFMDIISATMILGPVFLPMLDVLDINWMHFGLIMTVNLSIGYCTPPMGVSLYITGGIANRDIIYVSKSVIPFVAIQMSVLFFFTYFPEAALWLPRLMGFLE
- a CDS encoding Acriflavin resistance protein; protein product: MMISDLAVRKRTSVAVLTLVILVFGLIAYLEMPRESDPDITIPYVFVSSRYPGVAPEDIEKSITIPIEKKLKSLEGVKKISSTSMEGSSSIVIEFIAGTDIDEVLPKTKDKVDLARPDLPSDMEDDPEVTEVNFAEMPIIVISLSGPVGLVRLKQIAEDIEEEIESIKGVLEAEVTGGLEREIRVEPSPEKLAYFGIPITNLQNVISGENRNVSGGTIRMGDGRFRLRVPGEFETPDDIYGLVIGLHKGRPVYLKDAARVVDGFKDEAGVSRLNGHSAVNIQVKKRSGENILHIADQIDSLLEKRRPSWPNGVTATKLMDKADDVRMMVSDLENNIITGLILVVAVLFFVMGIRNAILVSLAIPFSMFISFMILHAMGITLNMVVLFSLTLSLGMLVDNAIVIVENIFRYMEQGVPRINAAVKAAAEVAQPVTASTLTTVAAFFPMIFWPGIMGEFMGYLPRTVIVTLSSSLFVALVINPALASIFMRVPFSRRAAARGADAGEVEKAGEAPIEVKGPFLSAYRSFLGAALRNRIPVVILSFLSLVIMFMVWLFAIGVEKPVEFFPDIDPKAIYVNLDMPEGADLDYSDRVARAVEAAVCGPAAEDGAHPCFAGSRGDKIHQTATGVEFSGPSDMDDIKYVYSRAVAVAGGKSAFEGNLPNHIGVQFLDMKDRLKPSSGTVEDIRRRVADIPGAGITVSKQQEGPPTGAPINIEITGEDFNALGRISAEIVDHIEKIPFVRDIRDDYVSGSPTVKLKVDRQKAALVGLSTETVGFIMKVAFNGIKVSTYREGDEDYDITVQLPESRRRQTDFLREFLIPTPSGMIPLSSIATFEVTGGLGKISRINHERVVTVKAEVDEKHIPGPVVRAQAEKMLADFPLPPGYSIRFTGENEAQEESQAFLTKAFAAAIFLIMLILVTQFNSVSQPIIIITSVILSLGGVFFGLAVMRMPFGIIMTGVGVISLAGVVVNNAIVLIDYINRLKERGMPTYEAIIAAGCTRLRPVLLTAATTILGLLPMVTGVAFDFHLMEISWVSESSQWWRSMASAVIFGLTLATVLTLLVVPVLYSLVYTTSRAAGSGVRKVRRAYWAPFYRITGTKPPHEG
- a CDS encoding conserved hypothetical protein (Evidence 4 : Unknown function but conserved in other organisms), whose amino-acid sequence is MTFPEARFFFAAVAARLLKEKLMEEKSNVKTRALRVLWSLGPWLIVALFVLIIFNMGLLVKGKQKDLEVSRKAAMSETAPPVKVVTLAVENRRMKDEISLPGEVMPFEDLKVRAEVPGRVRRIRVAEGRTIKAGQVIMEIDDRDFRSRLSGIEANLKLAKLNHSRISALAKKNIVSPSRLDEIEAKVADLEAARDEAALAFERTRVTAPIGGRLNDVIAKAGAFVKAGEEVAAIIQFENVKVTVGVPESDAPAVMDVDRAEVVIDAVEKKRVAGKKIFFSRRPRTMSRLYDLELKVPNPDGLIFPGMFARVHITKSVFEKAVAAPLYAIIADGDQRFVYVEEEGVARKRPVETGGLVGWQAVITSGLSPGDRVIIVGHRKVEDGRAVDVVRHVDDARKVLDS
- a CDS encoding NAD-dependent dehydratase; the encoded protein is MKYYSDTRVLVTGGAGFLGSHLCERLLSEGHEVICVDNCFTGPKQNIARILDHPKFEFIRHDITFPLCLEIDEIYNLACPASPIHYQRNPIKTIKTNIHGAINMLGLAKRTKSRILQASTSEVYGNPTAHPQPESYWGNVNPIGVRSCYDEGKRCAETLFFDYHRQHGLDIKVARIFNTYGPRMHPNDGRVVSNFIVQALKENPLTVYGDGSQTRSFCYVDDLVDGLARLMDSREGLTGPVNLGDPGEFTILELAEKIIDITGSGSKINFKPLPSDDPARRKPDIALAKKDLGWEPGTSLQEGLKKTIAYFRGLIDG
- a CDS encoding PAS domain-containing sensor histidine kinase — translated: MKKPRKLIWKLYPSYLAVILLSIFGAGALAFDFLKDFYLEKTAADLLTVGRMAEDRFRDFFAAPDASGIDSLCKRLGRKTGVRVTVAGIGGRVLGDSDENPAVMENHSDRPEIFSAISGKVGSSIRHSETLARRMMYTALPVMVGDRPAAVVRVALPLSEIEEEFAAMGARIALGGICALLAASLICLWISRRVSRPMEEMKAGADRFAAGDLNFRLPSSSTLELAALAESMNHMAGRLQEKIRLALRESAERKAILSSMTEGIVALDPRGRALSANRAARDIFSHTDIQKGMGLHEIVRDPALNEMVKKTMETGRGHDGDIVLQREEERLVHVRCAPLRGAEPDSPDPGAAGTLLALSDVTQLRRLEHIRRDFAANVSHELKTPLTAIRGFVETLASGAVESEDDRRRFLSIIRRHVGRLSAIIEDLMALSRIENREGFEEIRLEDASLKDVIRAAVQTCESAAEEKGIDIRVYLDSDMTVRANPGLLERAFVNLMDNAVKFSGEGREIHVKAGRNGDDIRVRFRDFGPGIPSRGLPRLFERFYRADAPRDPGPGGAGLGLAIVKHIALAHGGGVDVESAPGKGSVFTFRLPAA
- the phoB gene encoding DNA-binding response regulator in two-component regulatory system with PhoR (or CreC) (Evidence 2a : Function from experimental evidences in other organisms; Product type r : regulator) is translated as MARERLLIVDDEEDILELLRFNLALEGYELSLARSGESALQKAAFEKPDLILLDLMLPGIDGLEVARRLKDNPQTRFIPIIILSAKGEDSDIVAGLELRADDYITKPFSPRVLIARVRAALRRSRPRGEETPERVIRRGDLEIRPDMRRVTVQGEPVDLTHTEFKLLTLMASRPGWTLSRSQIVDRIRGPHHAVTDRAVDVQIVGLRKKLGPRADLIETVRGAGYRFKAT
- a CDS encoding Phosphate-specific transport system accessory protein PhoU, translated to MSARHFRRELEAIKKKILTLGAVVEGRLRKAIEAVAENDLKTAGWIAASDYEVDEMEVEIEEECLKIIALHQPVAVDLRFLAAVIKINSDLERIADLTVNIARRVQVVSQHNPLEKFMDYANMGEKVKYMLSKSLDALVHLDSEAARMVGDMDDEVDDLRNLAYKRIKTALKKNPEMAGRLINYYLISRHLERIADHATNIAEDVIYMIDGEIVRHDI